One Leptospira bouyouniensis DNA window includes the following coding sequences:
- a CDS encoding TauD/TfdA family dioxygenase yields the protein MSQSTTVEKQWIKKSFLQGTKLPLVYEPLEDIQIENLTDWIRSHQNEWREDLKNHGAILFRSFPVHEALDFQSILYATEEKKLGEFYLGTSPRDQVVKHVFTASELPPHYPIMQHAEMSFLDNPPKLLFFYAEKASAFGGETPLTDLREVYHHVHPKIKEKIEKHGIRYRRRYDGPSKKSRFSLWKTKRWDEMFGTTNLEEVKKIAEQNRFQLEWFGKDSLTITNEQSGFRIHPEANTIAWHNHSQTFHYQAAVSEVWKIVKRQKTIRSLGVAILLTLLTILKRLAGQKSHDVHVTYGNGEEISVNEMKSISDVFWKHMVAFPWQTGDVLIIDNFSVSHGRLPFTGPRRILVGWSD from the coding sequence ATGAGTCAATCAACAACTGTCGAAAAACAATGGATCAAAAAATCCTTCCTTCAGGGAACGAAACTTCCTCTTGTCTATGAACCACTCGAGGACATTCAAATTGAGAACCTCACTGATTGGATCCGATCCCACCAAAATGAGTGGCGCGAAGATTTAAAAAATCACGGAGCAATTCTTTTCCGAAGTTTCCCCGTACATGAAGCACTAGATTTCCAATCGATCCTTTATGCAACGGAAGAAAAAAAGTTGGGGGAGTTTTATTTAGGTACGTCTCCAAGAGACCAAGTTGTTAAACATGTGTTCACTGCAAGTGAATTACCTCCTCACTATCCTATCATGCAACATGCTGAAATGAGTTTTTTAGACAATCCTCCAAAGTTATTATTTTTTTATGCAGAAAAAGCTTCTGCTTTTGGAGGAGAAACTCCACTCACTGACCTTCGTGAAGTGTATCATCATGTACATCCAAAGATCAAAGAAAAAATTGAAAAACATGGTATTCGATATAGAAGGCGATACGATGGTCCTTCAAAAAAATCCAGATTTTCACTTTGGAAAACAAAACGATGGGATGAAATGTTTGGAACCACAAACTTGGAGGAAGTTAAAAAAATTGCTGAACAAAACCGATTTCAATTGGAATGGTTTGGCAAAGATTCGTTAACCATCACCAATGAACAATCCGGATTTCGAATCCACCCAGAAGCAAATACCATTGCATGGCATAACCATTCACAAACATTTCACTACCAAGCAGCCGTTAGCGAGGTATGGAAGATTGTAAAACGACAAAAAACGATTCGTTCTCTCGGTGTTGCGATACTACTTACTCTACTTACGATATTAAAAAGATTAGCAGGTCAAAAATCACATGATGTACATGTGACTTACGGGAATGGAGAAGAAATTTCTGTGAACGAAATGAAATCGATTTCAGATGTGTTTTGGAAACATATGGTTGCCTTCCCTTGGCAAACAGGTGACGTCCTCATCATTGATAATTTTTCAGTTTCGCATGGAAGGCTTCCCTTCACAGGACCACGTCGTATCTTAGTAGGATGGTCTGATTAA
- a CDS encoding sulfate adenylyltransferase subunit 1, whose product MDILRFITAGSVDDGKSTLIGRLLYDSKSIFQDQMEAIERAGQVNGQINLALLTDGLKAEREQGITIDIAYKYFSTPKRKFIIADAPGHVQYTRNMVTGASNSDLAIILIDARKGVIEQTYRHSYIVSLLRLPYVVVCVNKMDLVDFSEEVFLNIKKQYLEFAKDLDLKSIHFLPISALNGDNVVDSSTSMPWWKGKSLLHFLEEIEIHTEEESPAPRFPVQNVIRPQTTEYHDYRGYAGQIRSGHFTVGDPITVLPSGLTSKIKAIDTYDGPLTTAYSPMSVTIRLEDEIDVSRGDMLVVTGKEPFISQDLEAHICWMDQKVLTPGSKYLLRQTTNAVKVSIRSLEYKVETSTHEKKEQASLGLNEIGKITIRTAKPVAYDPYSKIRGTGSFILVDEGTNQTVAAGMLL is encoded by the coding sequence ATGGATATTTTACGTTTTATTACTGCAGGTAGTGTCGATGATGGGAAATCAACTCTCATCGGACGTTTGTTATACGATAGTAAATCGATTTTCCAGGACCAAATGGAAGCAATCGAAAGGGCAGGGCAAGTAAATGGGCAAATCAACTTAGCCCTACTCACCGATGGACTCAAAGCAGAAAGAGAACAAGGGATCACAATCGATATTGCTTATAAATACTTTTCTACTCCGAAGAGAAAGTTCATCATAGCCGATGCACCGGGTCATGTGCAGTATACAAGGAATATGGTCACAGGAGCATCTAATTCAGACCTTGCCATCATCCTCATCGATGCAAGAAAAGGTGTGATTGAACAAACCTACAGACATTCATATATCGTATCTCTATTACGTTTACCGTATGTGGTTGTATGCGTAAACAAAATGGATTTGGTCGATTTTTCGGAAGAAGTATTTTTAAATATCAAAAAACAATACTTAGAATTTGCGAAAGACTTAGATTTAAAATCCATTCATTTCCTTCCTATTTCAGCTTTGAATGGAGATAATGTGGTAGATAGTTCAACATCAATGCCATGGTGGAAAGGAAAATCATTACTTCATTTTTTAGAAGAAATCGAAATTCATACAGAAGAAGAGTCCCCTGCCCCAAGATTCCCAGTACAAAATGTGATTCGCCCACAAACGACAGAATACCATGATTACAGAGGTTATGCGGGTCAAATCAGAAGTGGTCACTTTACAGTTGGAGATCCTATAACCGTTTTACCGAGTGGACTTACTTCTAAAATCAAAGCCATAGATACTTATGATGGCCCACTCACCACTGCTTATTCTCCAATGTCTGTTACAATTCGATTGGAAGATGAAATCGATGTGAGTCGAGGTGACATGCTTGTTGTGACCGGGAAAGAACCATTCATCTCCCAAGACTTGGAAGCACATATTTGTTGGATGGACCAAAAAGTCCTCACACCTGGTTCCAAGTATTTACTCCGACAAACAACAAATGCCGTTAAAGTTTCCATCCGTTCGTTAGAATACAAAGTCGAAACAAGCACTCACGAAAAAAAAGAACAGGCTAGTCTTGGATTGAATGAAATCGGTAAAATCACCATTCGAACCGCAAAACCTGTCGCTTATGATCCCTATTCCAAAATTAGAGGGACTGGGAGTTTTATTTTAGTCGATGAGGGCACAAACCAAACCGTTGCGGCAGGCATGCTATTGTGA
- the cysD gene encoding sulfate adenylyltransferase subunit CysD, whose protein sequence is MTNAHRLSHLDQLESEAIYILREVAAQFERPALLFSGGKDSICLVHLALKAFRPGKFPFPLVHIDTGHNFDEALKFRDDLAEKIGEKLIVRYVQDSIDQGKAVEEKGKFPSRNAIQAVTLLDTIAEFKFDACIGGARRDEEKARAKERIFSVRDEFGSWDPKLQRPELWNIYNGKIHVGENVRVFPISNWTELDVWEYIRKEKIELPSLYFSHQREIVWREELVFPVSKFISLDNTDKVETRTVRFRTVGDMTCTAAVESEANSVDDIIREIQVSRTTERGSRLDDKRSEAAMEERKKGGYF, encoded by the coding sequence ATGACAAACGCCCATCGACTTTCTCATTTAGACCAACTAGAATCGGAAGCCATTTATATCTTAAGAGAAGTAGCGGCCCAATTTGAAAGACCCGCATTACTCTTTTCAGGTGGTAAGGACTCAATCTGTTTAGTCCATCTTGCGCTCAAAGCGTTTCGTCCAGGAAAATTCCCATTTCCACTTGTACATATTGATACAGGGCATAACTTTGATGAGGCGCTAAAATTTAGAGATGACCTGGCAGAAAAAATTGGTGAAAAATTAATTGTACGGTATGTGCAAGATTCCATCGACCAAGGGAAAGCAGTGGAAGAGAAAGGAAAATTCCCAAGTAGAAATGCCATCCAAGCGGTTACCTTACTTGATACCATTGCAGAATTTAAATTTGATGCATGTATCGGCGGAGCGCGACGTGATGAGGAAAAAGCAAGAGCCAAAGAACGAATATTTTCTGTTCGTGATGAATTTGGTTCATGGGATCCAAAACTCCAACGACCAGAACTTTGGAATATTTATAATGGCAAAATCCATGTAGGAGAAAACGTTCGCGTTTTTCCTATCAGTAACTGGACAGAACTCGATGTATGGGAATATATACGTAAAGAAAAAATAGAGCTTCCTTCCTTATACTTTTCACACCAAAGAGAAATTGTATGGAGAGAAGAATTAGTATTTCCTGTTTCAAAGTTTATCAGTTTAGACAATACGGACAAAGTAGAAACAAGAACCGTTCGATTTCGCACTGTTGGAGATATGACTTGTACAGCAGCTGTGGAATCAGAAGCCAATTCTGTTGATGATATCATCCGCGAAATCCAAGTTTCCCGCACAACAGAAAGAGGTTCCCGTTTGGATGACAAACGTTCGGAAGCGGCAATGGAAGAGAGAAAGAAAGGTGGGTATTTTTAA
- a CDS encoding phosphoadenylyl-sulfate reductase, which translates to MGNLEVLTESYAKLSLVEGLKKLSSEFPGKVVFTTSFGLEDQAITHAILSNHLPIRIATLDTGRLFQETYDVWQKTNIRYGAKIETYFPNPKEIQNFVNANGPNAFYDSQDLRKECCRIRKLVPLDSILDGMEVWVTGLRKDQSGFRTEMSLFESDPARNLIKYQPLLHWSFETTWKYIRENNIPYNLLHDKGFPSIGCAPCTRAIEPGEDFRAGRWWWEEESKKECGLHWVDGKLMPKKG; encoded by the coding sequence ATGGGAAATTTGGAAGTTTTGACAGAATCTTATGCCAAGCTTTCGCTTGTCGAAGGCCTTAAAAAATTAAGTTCTGAGTTCCCTGGCAAAGTGGTCTTCACCACAAGTTTTGGATTAGAGGACCAAGCCATCACTCACGCCATTCTGAGCAATCATCTTCCGATCCGCATAGCTACTTTGGATACAGGACGTCTTTTCCAAGAAACCTATGATGTTTGGCAAAAAACTAACATCCGTTATGGGGCAAAAATCGAAACGTATTTCCCAAATCCGAAAGAAATCCAAAATTTTGTGAATGCAAACGGCCCAAATGCTTTTTACGATTCGCAAGACTTACGTAAAGAATGTTGTCGAATCCGAAAGCTTGTTCCTTTGGATTCCATATTGGATGGAATGGAAGTATGGGTGACTGGTCTCCGAAAAGACCAATCGGGATTTCGTACAGAGATGTCTTTATTCGAATCTGACCCTGCAAGAAATTTAATCAAATACCAACCACTACTCCATTGGAGTTTTGAAACCACATGGAAATACATCCGAGAAAATAATATTCCTTACAATTTGTTACATGACAAAGGATTTCCAAGCATTGGATGTGCACCATGTACGCGAGCCATTGAACCAGGGGAAGACTTTCGAGCTGGAAGATGGTGGTGGGAAGAAGAATCAAAGAAGGAATGTGGGTTACATTGGGTAGATGGTAAACTCATGCCGAAAAAAGGATAA
- a CDS encoding sulfate/molybdate ABC transporter ATP-binding protein — translation MPIEIQNVHKIFGSFTALKNVNLTIPDGELVALLGPSGSGKTTLLRIIAGLEEPSSGSVSFVGDQLAASKIQNGEVGFVFQHYALFRHMTIAENISFGLEVRPKATRPSKKEIEEKVSKLLTLIQLEKFHNRYPHELSGGQRQRVALARALAIEPKFLLLDEPFGALDAKVRKELRNWLRRLHDEIHITSVFVTHDQEEALEVSDRIVILNHGQLEQVGSPDEVYNKPKSPFVFHFLGDVNLFHGRIEEGKTKIGNIALDTSEHENVKESDAVAYVRPYDVEIVREKDQGIAAEIQYIHSTGRNVRVELKRVDTGTLIESVLEQETYKYLNLLPGETVYLRIKKAKVYVEDFSI, via the coding sequence ATGCCAATTGAAATACAAAATGTACATAAAATCTTTGGATCGTTTACCGCATTAAAAAATGTAAACCTTACAATACCTGACGGAGAACTTGTGGCACTGCTTGGTCCCTCGGGTTCCGGGAAAACAACCTTACTCCGTATTATCGCCGGTCTCGAAGAACCAAGTAGTGGGTCAGTGAGTTTTGTTGGTGACCAATTGGCAGCTTCGAAAATCCAAAATGGTGAGGTAGGATTTGTATTCCAACACTATGCACTCTTTCGCCATATGACAATTGCGGAAAATATTTCCTTTGGTTTGGAAGTAAGACCCAAAGCCACAAGACCATCAAAAAAAGAAATCGAAGAAAAAGTTTCTAAACTCTTAACTCTTATCCAACTTGAAAAATTTCACAATCGTTACCCACATGAACTCTCAGGTGGGCAAAGGCAGAGAGTGGCGCTTGCTCGTGCCCTTGCCATTGAACCTAAATTTCTCTTACTCGATGAACCTTTCGGTGCCCTTGATGCCAAAGTACGAAAGGAACTGCGGAATTGGTTACGTAGACTACATGATGAAATTCATATCACCAGTGTCTTTGTCACCCATGACCAAGAAGAAGCTCTCGAAGTGAGTGACCGCATTGTCATATTAAACCATGGGCAATTAGAACAAGTAGGAAGCCCGGATGAAGTGTACAACAAACCAAAGTCTCCTTTTGTCTTTCATTTTTTGGGAGATGTAAATCTATTCCATGGCCGGATCGAAGAAGGGAAAACAAAAATTGGAAACATCGCACTCGATACATCAGAACATGAAAACGTCAAGGAGTCTGATGCCGTAGCCTACGTCAGGCCATATGATGTGGAAATTGTTCGGGAAAAAGACCAAGGGATCGCCGCCGAAATCCAGTACATCCATTCTACAGGTCGCAATGTGCGAGTGGAATTAAAACGGGTGGACACAGGGACTCTCATCGAGTCTGTCCTTGAGCAAGAAACCTATAAATACCTAAATTTGTTACCAGGTGAGACGGTTTACCTCCGGATCAAAAAGGCAAAAGTTTACGTAGAAGACTTCTCTATTTAA
- the cysW gene encoding sulfate ABC transporter permease subunit CysW, with translation MKQKALPIFLILLAYTLFGVLLLLPIYTVFSEAFSEGFDKYWSSITSEYALFAIGLTIKVSFVSVVLNTLFGITAAFTITRFSFPGKNLLVTIIDSPFAVSPVVSGLIFLLLFGRQGTFGEYLTENQIKIVFNTPGLIIATVFITFPFVARELIPLMQSQGREEEEAGLLLGASFWQLLWRIILPNIKWGLLYGIILCNARAMGEFGAVSVLSGHIRGKTTTLPLYIEMLYNEFDSVGAFACATLLVFLSLLTLIFKLILEKRTERL, from the coding sequence ATGAAACAAAAAGCCCTTCCCATATTTTTAATTTTACTCGCATATACATTGTTTGGTGTATTATTACTTTTACCCATTTATACAGTGTTTTCTGAAGCGTTCTCAGAAGGATTTGATAAATATTGGTCATCTATTACAAGTGAATATGCTTTATTTGCGATAGGTCTAACGATCAAAGTATCTTTTGTATCAGTTGTATTAAATACTCTGTTTGGAATCACAGCAGCGTTTACCATCACTAGGTTTTCATTTCCTGGTAAAAACCTACTTGTGACAATCATCGATTCACCTTTTGCTGTTTCACCAGTTGTCTCTGGTCTCATCTTTTTATTGTTATTTGGTAGACAAGGTACTTTTGGAGAGTATCTCACAGAAAATCAGATCAAAATCGTTTTTAATACTCCTGGTCTCATCATTGCAACAGTCTTTATCACTTTCCCTTTTGTCGCACGTGAACTCATTCCTCTGATGCAAAGTCAAGGACGAGAAGAAGAAGAAGCAGGTTTATTACTGGGTGCTAGTTTTTGGCAATTATTGTGGCGGATTATATTACCAAACATCAAATGGGGTCTGTTATACGGTATCATACTTTGTAACGCAAGGGCAATGGGTGAGTTTGGAGCAGTTTCAGTACTCAGCGGACATATTCGAGGAAAAACAACAACCCTGCCACTTTATATTGAAATGTTATACAATGAATTTGATTCGGTAGGTGCGTTTGCCTGTGCCACCTTACTCGTGTTTTTATCACTTCTAACCCTCATCTTCAAATTAATTTTGGAAAAACGAACCGAGAGACTATAA
- the cysT gene encoding sulfate ABC transporter permease subunit CysT, whose product MQIETRPYKKIHLGISLGLTVFYSSAVVIIPLLGLFFHSLGIGMTGILEVFTDERIRSALYLSFTVGFVSAILNLFIGFLFAWVLVRYQFPFKKFFDTLVDLPFTLPTAVAGIALTTIYSQTGIVGSAFAKWGIQIAYTPIGIVIALVFIGFPFVVRTVQPVIEELPKELEESARCLGATPFQTFYKVLLPELWPSLLAGTGMAFARSIGEYGSVVFISGNLPGKTEILPLLIVTKLEQYEYEKATSIALVMLLTSFFFMFIINLLQERASKKLA is encoded by the coding sequence ATGCAAATTGAAACGCGGCCGTATAAAAAAATCCATTTAGGAATCAGCTTAGGATTAACAGTCTTTTATTCGTCCGCTGTAGTCATCATACCACTTCTTGGACTCTTCTTCCATTCACTTGGAATTGGAATGACAGGGATCTTAGAAGTGTTTACTGATGAAAGAATTCGTTCAGCTCTATATTTAAGTTTCACAGTAGGGTTTGTGTCTGCCATACTCAATCTGTTCATTGGATTTTTATTCGCTTGGGTTCTTGTCCGTTATCAATTTCCATTTAAAAAATTTTTTGATACATTAGTCGATTTACCATTCACTTTGCCCACAGCTGTAGCAGGGATTGCTCTTACCACAATTTACTCCCAAACAGGGATTGTAGGATCTGCCTTTGCCAAATGGGGGATCCAAATCGCATACACTCCAATTGGAATTGTGATCGCACTTGTTTTCATCGGATTTCCTTTTGTTGTTAGAACTGTCCAACCTGTCATAGAAGAACTTCCGAAAGAATTGGAAGAAAGTGCTCGATGCCTCGGAGCCACACCCTTCCAAACTTTTTATAAAGTATTACTGCCTGAACTTTGGCCATCTTTACTTGCAGGAACTGGAATGGCGTTTGCACGAAGTATAGGAGAATATGGATCTGTTGTTTTTATTTCAGGAAACCTCCCAGGGAAAACAGAAATTTTACCACTTCTAATTGTGACAAAACTCGAACAATACGAATATGAAAAAGCGACTTCCATTGCTCTTGTGATGTTACTTACATCGTTTTTCTTTATGTTCATCATCAATTTATTACAAGAAAGGGCTTCAAAAAAACTCGCATGA
- a CDS encoding sulfate ABC transporter substrate-binding protein produces the protein MKKISQFLQFKPSISVILSILLGIGTFSSLFSQESFLHVSFDPTRELYEEINKTFLTQWKQKKGEEFSIQQSHGGSGKQARAVIDGLEADVVSLALSYDIDSIASKSKLIESNWQTKLPNKSTPYYSTIIFLVRKSNSKKIKDWDDIVKPGISVITPNPKTSGGARWNYLAAYGYAKRKYKSDEKAIDFVKALFQNTSVLDTGARGSTTTFVNRKIGDVLITWENEAKLALDEEKRSGKNSLEVIYPSESIKAETPVAVVTKTATEKGNLEKATAYLEFLFTKEGQTIIAKHFFRPIDPAIAKSSAKEFPNLKLFSLSDLGETWETAQKKHFADGGVFDAIYKTK, from the coding sequence ATGAAAAAAATCTCCCAATTCCTCCAGTTTAAACCAAGTATTTCTGTCATATTGTCCATTCTTTTGGGAATTGGGACTTTTTCTTCCCTATTTTCGCAAGAAAGTTTTCTGCATGTATCCTTTGATCCAACGCGGGAATTGTATGAAGAAATTAACAAAACCTTCTTAACTCAATGGAAACAGAAAAAAGGTGAAGAATTTTCGATCCAACAATCACATGGTGGTTCCGGAAAACAAGCGCGTGCGGTGATTGATGGACTTGAAGCGGATGTGGTAAGCCTTGCACTTTCTTATGACATTGATAGCATTGCCAGCAAATCAAAGTTAATTGAATCAAATTGGCAAACCAAACTTCCTAACAAAAGTACTCCTTATTACTCAACGATCATATTCCTAGTACGAAAATCAAATTCCAAAAAAATCAAAGATTGGGATGACATAGTCAAACCTGGAATTTCTGTCATCACCCCCAATCCAAAAACAAGTGGTGGAGCACGTTGGAATTACCTTGCTGCTTATGGTTATGCCAAACGAAAATATAAGTCTGACGAAAAGGCAATAGACTTTGTGAAAGCATTGTTCCAAAATACATCTGTTCTCGATACCGGCGCACGTGGATCCACAACAACTTTTGTGAATCGCAAAATCGGGGATGTTCTCATAACTTGGGAAAACGAAGCAAAACTAGCATTAGATGAAGAAAAAAGATCAGGTAAAAATAGTTTAGAAGTGATTTATCCTTCGGAGTCGATCAAAGCAGAAACTCCAGTGGCCGTTGTCACAAAGACAGCGACTGAGAAAGGAAATTTAGAAAAAGCAACTGCCTACCTTGAATTCCTTTTTACCAAAGAAGGCCAAACCATCATTGCAAAGCATTTTTTTAGACCCATCGACCCGGCAATTGCCAAGTCCTCTGCGAAAGAATTTCCCAATCTAAAATTATTTTCTCTATCCGATTTAGGGGAAACTTGGGAGACTGCACAGAAAAAACATTTTGCAGATGGAGGGGTCTTTGATGCCATCTACAAAACCAAATAA
- a CDS encoding flagellar hook-length control protein FliK, with protein sequence MNVNVDKQNLIPFPQAELRTNRRDGADNNYFAVKESFGEILEREFQVHSEKPKSPSECKPLSTQTTTSNESEKPTQTKSESESPSQMASDPSNQVNESFVQNKKQEENEESSEEEDLDRDALEYSIGILSKYSLWEKQNIPANEVNEVISKEKTILLSLQKSAEKNPSYSNKESKTFVEETNKLVEGLLKMELTNSKEINITNKLSIVDKVPTNLVMFPDSAKKVQNEKLGNHIKSSPNMDTIKMENVPSGMTLAHSLLQNGKTNRSLENETKSEGTLRKLDSKFKTIKNQKSENSFSESIGEKETNNVSMTSDKMIRSLGLKEKEFQKQNENKSQVQNEKLKMDSSFTNQIQNVSSSKMGEENGKSSEDKGSKQGLNLHSVENKLHSKSEEVKNIERNQKPKETNLKQNLDELIKQAKFDIVQNGKSSAEIIMNPKEYGRLTLKVSVDGEKVEGRILVESEELQKSLLNEIQTIKDNLKESGLDLQALIIDLWDDGNHFAERQNQNELYQTLLESSKNRGKSQDLEQEPDLGLDGIPLPSESKVLEFFA encoded by the coding sequence ATGAATGTGAACGTTGACAAACAAAACTTAATTCCCTTTCCTCAAGCTGAATTGAGAACGAATAGACGTGATGGTGCCGATAACAACTATTTTGCGGTAAAAGAAAGTTTTGGAGAAATTTTGGAACGTGAATTCCAGGTCCACTCCGAAAAACCAAAGTCTCCTTCCGAATGTAAACCTCTAAGTACACAAACAACAACTTCAAATGAATCGGAGAAACCAACTCAAACAAAATCCGAGTCAGAAAGCCCATCCCAAATGGCAAGTGATCCTTCCAACCAAGTGAATGAATCCTTTGTGCAAAATAAAAAACAGGAAGAAAACGAAGAATCTTCTGAAGAAGAAGATTTGGACCGGGACGCACTCGAATATAGCATTGGAATTTTATCGAAATATTCTCTCTGGGAAAAACAAAACATACCTGCTAACGAAGTGAATGAGGTAATTTCTAAAGAGAAAACAATTTTACTTTCCCTTCAAAAATCAGCTGAAAAAAATCCTTCATATTCAAACAAAGAATCAAAAACATTTGTAGAAGAAACAAATAAACTTGTTGAAGGTCTTTTGAAAATGGAACTTACCAATTCAAAAGAAATAAACATAACCAATAAACTATCTATTGTTGATAAAGTTCCAACCAATCTAGTGATGTTTCCTGATTCTGCGAAAAAAGTGCAAAATGAAAAACTAGGAAATCATATTAAATCCTCTCCAAATATGGATACAATTAAAATGGAGAATGTTCCGAGTGGAATGACACTCGCACATTCTTTATTACAAAATGGAAAAACCAATCGTAGTCTAGAAAATGAAACTAAGTCGGAGGGAACACTCCGAAAATTGGATTCAAAATTTAAAACAATCAAAAATCAAAAATCAGAAAACAGTTTCTCTGAGTCTATCGGTGAGAAAGAAACAAACAATGTTTCAATGACTTCTGATAAAATGATTCGTTCACTTGGTCTGAAAGAAAAAGAATTTCAAAAACAAAATGAAAACAAAAGCCAAGTTCAAAATGAAAAACTAAAAATGGATTCCTCATTTACCAATCAAATCCAAAATGTTTCTTCTTCCAAAATGGGGGAAGAGAACGGAAAGTCCTCTGAAGACAAAGGATCTAAACAAGGTTTAAACTTACATTCTGTTGAAAACAAACTCCATTCGAAATCAGAAGAAGTAAAAAACATTGAACGAAACCAAAAACCGAAAGAAACAAATTTGAAACAAAATTTGGATGAACTCATCAAACAAGCAAAGTTTGACATAGTCCAAAACGGAAAATCAAGTGCTGAAATCATCATGAACCCTAAGGAATATGGTCGTTTGACTTTAAAGGTTTCAGTTGATGGAGAAAAGGTTGAAGGTCGAATTTTGGTAGAATCAGAAGAGTTACAAAAATCACTCTTAAACGAAATCCAAACAATTAAAGACAACTTAAAGGAATCAGGTCTCGATTTACAGGCGTTAATCATAGATCTTTGGGATGACGGAAATCATTTTGCAGAAAGGCAAAACCAAAATGAATTGTACCAAACCTTATTAGAATCATCGAAAAACCGTGGAAAATCACAGGATTTAGAACAAGAACCTGATTTGGGTCTCGATGGTATCCCGTTACCTAGCGAATCCAAAGTATTAGAGTTTTTTGCGTAA